A single region of the Kwoniella botswanensis chromosome 1, complete sequence genome encodes:
- a CDS encoding prefoldin, alpha subunit, with translation MSSLFTATAPTQPERAQIYSAHLQSTLLPELDVTRHALISVEHDISEYDNLLNKLDQLEEADERGIETLSELGAGVWVETRISDTKTVTLDLGLDLHMDMSLAEAREYVIKKIDVLKKKRDSLSKKEEFLVWQVGQFHGALSQSGENRILGI, from the exons ATGAGTTCTCTGTTCACAGCCACAGCTCCAACTCAACCAGAGAGGGCGCAAATATACTCTGCGCATCTGCAGAGCACACTATTACCGGAACTCGATGTGACCAGACACGCTTTGATTTCAGTGGAACATGATATTTCCGAATA CGATAATCTTCTAAATAAACTCGACCAACTCGAAGAGGCTGATGAGAGGGGAATAGAAACGCTAAGTGAACTTGGAGCGGGTGTATGGGTAGAAACTAGAAT ATCCGATACCAAGACTGTCACCCTCGACTTAGGTCTAGATTTACATATGGATATGTCATTGGCTGAAGCAAGGGAATATGTAATCAAGAAGATAGATGTGTTGAAGAA AAAGCGAGATAGTCTCagtaagaaagaagaattcttGGTATGGCAAGTTGGGCAG TTCCACGGAGCACTCTCTCAGTCTGGTGAAAATCGGATATTGGGAATATAA